From Solea senegalensis isolate Sse05_10M linkage group LG19, IFAPA_SoseM_1, whole genome shotgun sequence, the proteins below share one genomic window:
- the cbx6b gene encoding neuronal pentraxin-2, which yields MVAFIGAVICIIAAVHTGSSRAAAAQQQPATDNHSLYPDVVAQTPASGGSVARAGSLGALHGSETPDSAASAFNLGLGGLDGVTGLTGHDPTVSRLICTPIPAGECNPRNFKQQADDPSLYAGEDWGYLRTTADDLRQTVLQQRKQILTDQRTIGELTGKLSECEKVLDGKNRGADSRGAGLRAAHGTAEETRLERVMVRDSPASAPDSGHLLTARAVDELEQAITQLKDRIEKLESDIGPFPHNQTDGSSPAGPLESGISGGPERLADRGHKAATDDPWRMEDLEGELERKVELLEKERKALRLETEKHRQEIDHGISKLHHRISGLEEGSPGHSFPEGYRLSFPTRTNYMYAVVKHSLPKLRAFTLCLWLRPTEGGIGTPLSYAVPEQPNELVLLQGLHTPTEMLINDKVAQLPLNLTRGSWQHICVSWSQKGGAWQAYQGGKLRGEGHALAAGHHIRPGGELLLGQEQDSLGGGFDSSQALVGELSQVGLWDRVLSSSQVASLSRCGRVTQGNVVPWTENGVKVYGATKHPGEPCSKHSRSSQ from the exons ATGGTGGCCTTCATCGGAGCCGTTATCTGCATCATCGCGGCGGTCCACACCGGGTCCTCCAGGGCTGccgcagcacaacaacaacccGCAACCGACAACCACTCGCTGTACCCGGACGTGGTGGCGCAGACCCCCGCTTCCGGAGGCTCCGTGGCCAGGGCCGGATCTCTGGGAGCTCTCCATGGTTCTGAAACCCCCGATTCAGCGGCATCGGCGTTCAACCTCGGGCTCGGCGGGTTGGATGGAGTCACCGGACTCACCGGGCACGACCCGACGGTCAGCAGACTCATCTGCACTCCGATTCCCGCCGGGGAGTGCAACCCGAGAAACTTTAAGCAACAAGCGGACGACCCGTCGCTGTACGCGGGCGAGGACTGGGGTTATCTCCGCACCACCGCGGATGATCTCCGGCAGACCGTGctgcagcaaagaaaacaaatactgACCGACCAGCGCACCATCGGAGAGCTGACGGGGAAACTGTCCGAGTGTGAGAAGGTGCTGGACGGCAAGAATAGGGGAGCGGACAGTCGCGGTGCGGGACTGCGGGCTGCTCATGGCACCGCGGAGGAGACTCGCCTGGAGCGCGTCATGGTGCGGGACAGCCCGGCGTCTGCGCCCGACAGCGGCCACCTGCTCACCGCCCGAGCTGTGGATGAACTGGAGCAGGCGATCACTCAGCTCAAAGACCGCATAGAGAAACTGGAG TCAGACATCGGCCCATTTCCTCACAACCAGACGGACGGAAGCTCCCCGGCAGGGCCACTGGAAAGTGGGATTTCTGGTGGCCCAGAAAGGTTGGCTGACCGCGGACACAAAGCCGCTACTGACGATCCCTGGAGAATGGAAGACTTGGAGGGGGAGCTGGAGAGGAAAGTGGAGCTCCTCGAAAAGGAGAGGAAAGCCCTCAGGCTggaaactgagaaacacagacaggaaataGACCATGGCATCAGCAAACTACACCATCGCATCTCAGGACTGGAGgaag gcaGTCCTGGCCATTCCTTCCCAGAAGGCTACAGACTGTCCTTCCCAACGCGGACGAACTACATGTACGCCGTGGTGAAACACTCGCTCCCAAAGCTGCGGGCCTTCACCCTCTGCCTGTGGCTGCGGCCCACAGAGGGCGGCATCGGGACGCCGCTGTCTTACGCCGTTCCCGAACAGCCAAATGAACTGGTGCTGCTGCAAGGCCTGCACACGCCCACCGAGATGCTCATCAATGACAAG GTTGCACAGTTACCTCTGAACCTGACGAGAGGCAGCTGGCAGCACATCTGTGTGAGCTGGAGCCAGAAGGGAGGAGCCTGGCAAGCCTATCAGGGGGGAAAGCTGAGGGGCGAGGGCCACGCACTGGCAGCTGGACACCACATCAGACCTGGGGGAGAGCTCCTGCTGGGACAGGAGCAG GATTCCCTGGGTGGAGGCTTTGACTCATCTCAGGCCTTGGTCGGAGAATTGTCTCAGGTGGGTCTCTGGGACCGGGTCCTGTCCTCTAGTCAGGTGGCCAGTTTGTCTCGCTGCGGCAGAGTAACCCAGGGCAATGTGGTCCCCTGGACTGAGAACGGAGTTAAGGTCTATGGAGCCACCAAGCACCCGGGCGAGCCGTGTAGTAAACACAGCAGGAGCTCTCAGTGA